Proteins from a genomic interval of Sphingopyxis sp. QXT-31:
- a CDS encoding CaiB/BaiF CoA transferase family protein gives MEGIRVVELARVLAGPWCGQLLADLGAEVVKVERPGAGDDTRSWGPPFIAGADGENLGAAYYHSTNRGKAGVAIDIATAEGQAEVRALIADADVVIENYKLGGLAKYGLDPVRLRADFPRLIVCSITGFGQTGPYAHRAGYDFIIQAMGGAMSLTGEPDGAPQKAGIAYADVFTGMYSTVAILAAMRRRDVTGAGAHIDMALLDCQVGVLANQAANYLASGVSPKRMGNGHANVVPYQAFATADGQLVIAVGNDGQFRKLCSVLGEPGWAGDSRFVTNAARLANRAALIPLLAAKIAAWEAQSLSLALEAEDVPAGPINDVAGVFADPQVIARGMRFRPEGAFVDGVASPIVIDGERMVAPGGAPLLGG, from the coding sequence TTGGAGGGCATCCGCGTCGTCGAGCTGGCGCGGGTGCTCGCGGGGCCTTGGTGCGGGCAATTGCTCGCCGATCTCGGCGCCGAGGTCGTGAAGGTCGAGCGGCCGGGCGCCGGCGACGACACGCGCAGCTGGGGGCCGCCCTTCATCGCGGGCGCCGATGGCGAAAATCTGGGCGCGGCCTATTATCACAGCACCAACCGCGGCAAGGCGGGGGTGGCGATCGACATCGCGACCGCCGAAGGGCAGGCCGAGGTGCGCGCGCTGATCGCCGACGCCGATGTCGTGATCGAGAATTACAAGCTCGGCGGGCTCGCCAAATATGGGCTCGATCCCGTGAGACTCCGCGCCGATTTTCCGCGGCTGATCGTCTGTTCGATCACCGGCTTCGGCCAGACCGGGCCCTATGCGCACCGCGCGGGTTATGATTTCATCATTCAGGCGATGGGCGGCGCGATGTCGCTGACCGGCGAGCCCGACGGAGCGCCGCAAAAGGCAGGGATTGCCTATGCCGACGTCTTCACGGGCATGTATTCGACCGTCGCGATCCTCGCCGCGATGCGGCGTCGTGACGTCACAGGCGCGGGCGCGCATATCGATATGGCACTGCTCGACTGCCAGGTCGGGGTGCTCGCCAACCAGGCCGCGAACTATCTGGCAAGCGGGGTGTCGCCGAAACGCATGGGCAACGGCCACGCCAATGTCGTGCCCTATCAGGCTTTCGCGACCGCCGACGGCCAGCTGGTGATCGCGGTCGGCAACGACGGGCAGTTTCGTAAGCTCTGTTCGGTGCTCGGCGAGCCCGGCTGGGCCGGGGATTCCCGCTTTGTCACCAACGCCGCGCGGCTGGCGAACCGCGCGGCGCTGATCCCGCTGCTCGCGGCGAAGATCGCGGCGTGGGAGGCGCAGTCGTTGTCGCTCGCACTCGAGGCCGAAGATGTACCCGCCGGGCCGATCAACGATGTCGCGGGCGTTTTCGCCGACCCGCAGGTGATCGCCCGCGGGATGCGCTTCCGGCCCGAGGGGGCGTTCGTCGATGGCGTGGCAAGCCCGATCGTGATCGATGGCGAACGGATGGTCGCGC
- a CDS encoding acyl-CoA dehydrogenase, with the protein MALADPQRVAALDPLDPLMLDAQLSEEERMVRDAARAYAEGELLPRVTSAFLEERFDREIMSEMGALGLLGATVDPEYGGAGLSYVSYGLIAREVERIDSGYRSACSVQSSLVIHPINAYGSEEQKRKYLPGLISGELVGCFGLTEPDAGSDPGGMRTRAEKIEGGYRLKGAKMWITNSPIADVFVVWAKSDAHDGAIRGFVLEKGMKGLSAPKIEGKVSLRASVTGEIVMDGVEVGEDALLPHVSGLKGPFGCLNRARYGIGWGAMGAAEFCYEAARNYTGERKQFGRPLAANQIVQLKLANMLTEIALGLQTALRVGRLIDEGHVAPDMISLLKRNNCGKALDIARVARDMHGGNGISADYHVIRHAVNLETVNTYEGTHDVHALILGRAITGISAFA; encoded by the coding sequence ATGGCCCTCGCCGATCCGCAGCGCGTCGCCGCGCTCGACCCGCTCGACCCCCTGATGCTCGACGCGCAATTGAGCGAGGAGGAGCGGATGGTCCGCGATGCCGCGCGCGCCTATGCCGAGGGCGAGTTGTTGCCGCGCGTGACTTCGGCCTTTCTCGAGGAGCGCTTCGACCGCGAGATCATGTCGGAGATGGGCGCGCTCGGGCTGCTTGGCGCGACGGTCGACCCCGAATATGGCGGCGCCGGCCTCAGCTATGTCAGCTACGGGCTGATCGCGCGCGAGGTCGAGCGTATCGATTCGGGTTACCGGTCGGCCTGTTCGGTGCAGAGCAGCCTCGTGATCCACCCGATCAACGCCTATGGCAGCGAGGAGCAGAAGCGCAAATATCTGCCCGGGCTGATTTCGGGCGAGCTTGTCGGCTGTTTCGGGCTGACCGAGCCCGATGCCGGCAGCGACCCCGGCGGCATGCGCACGCGCGCCGAAAAGATCGAAGGCGGCTATCGCCTTAAGGGCGCGAAGATGTGGATCACCAATTCGCCGATCGCCGACGTCTTCGTCGTCTGGGCCAAGTCCGACGCGCACGACGGCGCGATCCGCGGTTTCGTGCTCGAAAAGGGCATGAAGGGCCTGTCGGCGCCGAAGATCGAGGGCAAGGTGAGCCTGCGGGCATCGGTCACCGGCGAGATCGTGATGGACGGGGTCGAGGTTGGCGAGGATGCGCTGCTGCCGCATGTCTCGGGGCTCAAAGGTCCGTTCGGCTGCCTCAACCGCGCGCGCTATGGCATCGGCTGGGGCGCGATGGGCGCGGCCGAATTCTGCTACGAAGCGGCGCGGAATTACACCGGCGAGCGCAAGCAGTTCGGGCGTCCGCTCGCGGCGAACCAGATCGTGCAGCTGAAGCTCGCCAACATGCTCACCGAAATCGCCTTGGGCCTGCAGACCGCGCTGCGCGTCGGGCGGCTGATCGACGAGGGGCATGTCGCCCCCGACATGATCAGTCTGCTGAAGCGCAACAACTGCGGCAAGGCGCTCGATATCGCGCGCGTCGCGCGCGACATGCACGGCGGCAACGGGATCTCGGCCGACTATCATGTCATCCGCCACGCGGTGAACCTCGAGACGGTGAACACCTATGAGGGCACGCACGACGTCCATGCGCTGATCCTGGGCCGCGCGATCACGGGCATCAGTGCCTTTGCCTAA
- a CDS encoding mitofilin family membrane protein gives MAIESSDKPVQMGAEVSGKRPSFRSLAIAALLLLLVGVAAGGWAMNRFMAQGAAPKTRVIDTASPGGTLTVAGAGEAPAAVGATPQPMVALPLDGSTLPARVAELEQRLSRITLEAASASGNASRAEGLLVAFAVRRALDRGLSLGYLDAQLRLRFGDDQPNAVKTIIETSRDPITLEQLRAELDAIAPELVGRSGDDANLWTGIRRELSELFVVRAAGTQSPRATERLDRARRYLAGGMADRAIAEVEAMPGAAAANEWLIDARRYHEARRALDLIETAAILEPRGGPPAAAAGKAPAATTP, from the coding sequence ATGGCAATCGAAAGCAGCGACAAGCCCGTCCAGATGGGCGCGGAGGTTTCGGGCAAAAGGCCATCTTTCCGTAGCTTGGCAATCGCGGCATTGCTGTTGCTGCTGGTCGGCGTCGCCGCCGGCGGCTGGGCGATGAATCGCTTCATGGCGCAGGGCGCTGCGCCGAAAACCAGAGTTATCGACACCGCGTCTCCCGGCGGCACGTTGACGGTGGCGGGCGCGGGCGAGGCGCCGGCGGCGGTCGGCGCGACGCCGCAGCCCATGGTGGCGCTCCCGCTCGACGGCTCGACCTTGCCCGCGCGCGTCGCCGAACTCGAACAGCGCCTGTCGCGCATCACGCTCGAAGCCGCCTCGGCGTCGGGCAATGCCTCGCGCGCCGAGGGGCTGCTGGTCGCCTTCGCGGTGCGCCGTGCCCTCGATCGCGGGTTGTCGCTCGGTTATCTCGACGCGCAGCTGCGACTGCGCTTCGGCGACGACCAGCCCAATGCGGTCAAGACGATCATCGAAACCTCGCGCGATCCGATCACGCTCGAACAATTGCGCGCCGAGCTCGACGCTATCGCCCCCGAACTGGTCGGGCGCAGCGGGGATGACGCGAATCTGTGGACAGGAATCCGGCGCGAATTGAGCGAATTGTTCGTGGTGCGCGCGGCAGGGACACAGTCGCCGCGCGCGACCGAACGGCTCGATCGTGCGCGCCGCTATCTCGCGGGCGGCATGGCCGACCGGGCGATCGCCGAGGTCGAGGCGATGCCCGGCGCCGCGGCGGCGAACGAATGGCTGATCGACGCGCGCCGCTATCACGAGGCGCGGCGCGCGCTTGACCTGATCGAGACCGCGGCGATATTGGAGCCGCGCGGCGGCCCGCCTGCCGCGGCGGCCGGAAAAGCCCCGGCCGCGACCACCCCCTAG
- a CDS encoding uroporphyrinogen-III synthase — protein sequence MTLPVIVTRAEPGNAATVARARNLGLDVRAVPLFAAHALGWQAPDPGDFDALLLTSAQALRLSGPELERLAALPAYAVGSATAAAAEAAGLTVAMTGSGDAQSLVDAMASSGKTPRILWLCGRERTAFDARGVALVPLPVYAVDPVDPPSDWEALTAAPAILLTHSARGAARIAELVGPDRGHLSLVAISGAAAAAAGEGWATVTVTERPDDAAMVTAAHHLCQKVQK from the coding sequence ATGACACTGCCCGTCATCGTCACGCGGGCCGAACCCGGCAATGCGGCGACGGTGGCGCGGGCGCGAAATCTGGGGCTCGATGTCAGGGCCGTGCCTTTGTTCGCGGCGCATGCGCTGGGCTGGCAAGCCCCCGATCCGGGCGATTTCGACGCCTTGCTGCTGACCAGCGCGCAGGCGCTCCGTCTTTCCGGACCGGAACTGGAGAGGCTTGCGGCGCTTCCCGCTTATGCCGTCGGTTCGGCGACGGCTGCCGCGGCGGAGGCGGCGGGATTGACCGTCGCGATGACGGGCTCCGGCGATGCGCAATCGCTGGTCGACGCCATGGCGTCATCGGGAAAAACGCCAAGGATTTTATGGCTTTGCGGGCGCGAGCGGACGGCGTTCGACGCGCGCGGGGTGGCGCTAGTGCCGCTGCCCGTCTATGCCGTCGATCCGGTCGATCCGCCGTCCGATTGGGAAGCGCTGACCGCCGCGCCTGCGATCCTGCTCACGCATTCGGCGCGCGGAGCGGCGCGGATCGCCGAGCTGGTCGGGCCCGATCGCGGCCATCTGTCGCTCGTCGCGATCAGCGGTGCGGCCGCCGCCGCGGCGGGCGAGGGCTGGGCCACTGTTACCGTTACGGAGCGCCCCGACGACGCGGCGATGGTGACAGCGGCGCATCATTTGTGCCAAAAGGTGCAAAAATAG